In a genomic window of Dyadobacter fermentans DSM 18053:
- a CDS encoding beta-N-acetylhexosaminidase yields the protein MKRFLFGLICCMLVHSAFAQVNVIPKPTQVLTAKGAWALKAKTKIGAPADTTWAHVANMLAAQLGKATGQVPNIVKGKGDISLVVSGDASLGEEGYRLLSTPKGVTIQARTAKGAFYGVQTLLQLLPVEVFSETPVAGVKWTVPYVTIKDVPRYPYRGLMLDVCRHFMPIEFVKKYIDLIALHKQNQFHWHLTDDQGWRIEIKKYPELKTISSKRKETMKGHYRDQKFDGKPYEGFYTQDEIREVIKYAQDRFVNVIPEIEMPGHALAALAAYPQLGNNPDKIYEVGTKWGVYDDVFMPREETFKFLEDVLKEVIDLFPGKYIHIGGDECPKVQWKESRFAQDLIRKEGLKDEHGLQSYVIKRIDKFITSKGRRMIGWDEILEGGLSPNATVMSWRGIDGGIAAAKERHDVVMTPGGFCYLDHYQADPKTQPVAFGGFTDLAKSYSFEPTPEALSAEEARHILGVQGNVWTEYMKTPAYVQYMVWPRATALAEVGWTSKEGRNFEDFSKRLEIHKKRLDMLGVNYFGAPTNDKFEYVWPEKK from the coding sequence ATGAAACGTTTCCTTTTCGGACTGATTTGTTGCATGCTCGTGCACTCAGCATTCGCGCAAGTCAACGTCATTCCCAAACCCACCCAGGTCCTGACCGCCAAAGGCGCATGGGCGCTTAAAGCCAAAACGAAGATCGGAGCGCCCGCAGATACGACCTGGGCGCACGTCGCGAATATGCTTGCCGCGCAGCTGGGCAAAGCCACCGGCCAAGTACCCAACATCGTTAAAGGCAAAGGCGACATCTCACTCGTGGTATCCGGCGACGCCAGCCTCGGCGAGGAAGGTTACCGCTTGCTATCCACGCCCAAAGGCGTGACGATCCAGGCGCGGACTGCCAAAGGTGCATTCTACGGTGTTCAGACGCTGCTGCAATTGCTGCCAGTGGAAGTGTTCAGCGAAACACCCGTGGCCGGCGTCAAATGGACCGTCCCGTATGTAACTATAAAAGATGTGCCCCGCTATCCATATCGCGGGCTCATGCTCGATGTTTGCCGCCATTTCATGCCCATCGAGTTTGTAAAAAAATACATCGACCTGATCGCATTGCACAAGCAGAACCAGTTCCACTGGCACCTGACCGACGACCAGGGCTGGCGGATCGAGATCAAGAAATACCCGGAACTGAAAACGATCAGTTCAAAGCGTAAGGAAACGATGAAAGGGCATTACCGCGATCAGAAATTCGACGGCAAGCCTTACGAAGGTTTTTATACCCAGGACGAAATAAGGGAAGTGATCAAATATGCGCAGGATCGTTTCGTGAATGTGATCCCGGAAATCGAAATGCCGGGCCATGCACTGGCGGCGCTCGCGGCGTATCCGCAGCTGGGCAATAATCCGGACAAAATTTATGAAGTAGGAACCAAATGGGGTGTTTATGACGACGTGTTCATGCCGCGTGAAGAAACTTTCAAGTTTCTCGAAGACGTGCTTAAAGAAGTGATCGACCTGTTCCCGGGCAAATATATCCACATCGGCGGCGACGAATGCCCGAAAGTGCAGTGGAAAGAAAGCCGTTTTGCGCAAGACCTCATCCGCAAGGAAGGGCTGAAAGATGAGCACGGCCTGCAAAGTTACGTGATCAAGCGCATCGACAAGTTCATTACTTCGAAAGGCCGCCGGATGATCGGCTGGGACGAAATACTCGAAGGCGGACTGTCGCCCAATGCAACGGTAATGAGCTGGCGCGGTATCGACGGCGGCATTGCAGCCGCGAAAGAGCGCCATGACGTGGTTATGACGCCCGGCGGCTTCTGCTACCTCGATCACTACCAGGCCGACCCCAAAACGCAGCCGGTAGCATTCGGCGGCTTCACCGACCTGGCCAAATCCTACTCCTTCGAACCTACTCCCGAAGCGCTGTCGGCCGAAGAAGCCAGGCACATCCTCGGCGTGCAGGGCAACGTATGGACTGAATATATGAAAACGCCGGCCTATGTGCAATATATGGTATGGCCCCGCGCCACGGCATTGGCAGAAGTAGGCTGGACCTCAAAAGAAGGCCGCAACTTCGAAGATTTCAGCAAACGCCTCGAAATCCACAAAAAACGCCTAGACATGCTGGGTGTAAACTACTTCGGCGCGCCGACGAATGACAAGTTCGAATACGTCTGGCCGGAGAAAAAGTAA
- a CDS encoding outer membrane beta-barrel family protein — protein MKRTLFLNSIALFLPTHLLLATPDNRPIPVNGTSSHRAAGGKLVGKIVEGPGSAGVAFATVALLMPKDSSLANGAVADENGAFTIADVTPGTYLLRVTNMGYQTLYRPNVKLAPEASLLDLGSITIQAEAQKLAEVVVKGEKTMIVDDIDKKIVNIGKDMLATSNNVSDLLEKVPAVSLDENGNPQVRGKGNVVVLIDGKPSNLYGSDLPTILQSFPANLIERIDVMTTPSAKYEGEGASGVIDIITKKTKIRGMNGGARLSLGHKNNNAASGNLSYKVGKFGLNASLSGQTRAMTWERALSRDNFVGESTSRLQQDGTGGNKGKNAFGRVGVNYDFNDRNSLEAGVNYSRDNNRNNSNILNETTFASGLTPETFRRLNNTKGNGNNVNFSLDYRLKLAEKDHQLNFNSSYSIGGSDGESYFSQESTIDSLIRNQQNLRNNDRHSLFLNADYTWPITPKATLEAGVRSRTSSNDNVNSFYNLDRETNSYIFDNNISNVFGYKDATYTGFMTFSQKTDLWGIRAGLRVTDYNQDINQISRNQEFSVHFLTLVPSLAVTRKLGESSQLKLNYSRRVQRPEADWLNPFTDVADPRNVKTGNPNLRPEFTHKAEMGYSNYEANGGWGPSLFMDYSNNAITQIRTIDEVGVSLTRYDNVGREFSYGFETDFSQKLFGDVLKINGSGRVFRSEVVSAIAQIDNRTWSYSGNLNAFISLPADFRASAYVNYEGPRAIAQGTRDGVFIANMGIRKDLLEKKATISFNVQDIFLSRNYKSQLNTETYSQSSNWHQTNRLVNVTFQYRFGKISASGDDA, from the coding sequence GTGAAAAGAACTCTGTTTCTTAACAGTATCGCCTTATTTTTACCGACACATCTACTTCTTGCCACTCCTGATAACCGCCCGATTCCTGTAAATGGTACAAGTTCGCATCGTGCTGCCGGCGGTAAGCTCGTGGGAAAAATCGTTGAAGGCCCCGGCAGTGCGGGCGTCGCATTTGCGACCGTGGCGCTGCTGATGCCCAAAGATTCGTCGCTAGCGAATGGCGCTGTTGCCGATGAGAATGGTGCATTCACCATTGCCGACGTCACACCCGGCACTTATCTGCTCCGCGTGACCAACATGGGTTATCAGACGCTCTATCGCCCGAACGTCAAATTAGCGCCCGAAGCCAGCCTGCTCGACCTCGGAAGCATTACCATCCAGGCCGAGGCCCAGAAACTTGCCGAAGTGGTAGTGAAAGGCGAGAAAACGATGATTGTGGACGATATCGACAAAAAAATCGTCAACATCGGCAAGGACATGCTCGCGACCAGCAACAACGTTAGCGACCTGCTCGAAAAAGTCCCGGCCGTTTCACTCGACGAGAATGGTAACCCGCAGGTGCGCGGCAAAGGAAATGTGGTGGTGCTCATCGACGGCAAGCCATCCAACCTCTACGGCAGCGACCTCCCGACCATCCTGCAATCGTTCCCCGCGAACCTGATCGAGCGGATTGACGTCATGACCACGCCCTCAGCCAAATATGAGGGAGAAGGCGCATCCGGTGTGATCGATATTATCACGAAAAAGACGAAAATCCGCGGAATGAATGGAGGAGCGCGGTTGAGCCTCGGACATAAAAACAACAATGCGGCTTCCGGGAACCTTAGCTACAAAGTCGGCAAGTTTGGCCTGAATGCCTCTTTGAGCGGACAAACGCGCGCCATGACCTGGGAAAGGGCATTGAGCCGCGACAACTTCGTGGGCGAATCGACCTCGCGCCTGCAACAGGATGGTACCGGCGGCAACAAAGGCAAAAATGCATTCGGCCGCGTGGGCGTCAATTACGATTTCAACGATCGGAATTCCCTCGAAGCCGGCGTGAACTACTCGCGCGACAATAACCGCAACAACAGCAACATCCTCAACGAAACGACATTCGCTTCGGGCCTCACTCCCGAAACATTCCGCCGCCTGAACAATACCAAAGGCAACGGCAACAACGTCAATTTCAGCCTTGACTACCGGTTGAAACTCGCCGAAAAAGATCACCAGCTCAATTTCAATTCGAGCTACTCGATCGGCGGCTCGGACGGCGAATCCTATTTTTCACAGGAAAGCACGATCGACAGCCTGATCCGCAACCAGCAAAACCTGCGCAACAACGACCGCCATTCGCTATTCCTCAACGCGGATTACACCTGGCCCATTACGCCCAAAGCGACATTGGAGGCAGGCGTTCGCTCGCGGACCAGCTCGAACGATAACGTCAATTCCTTCTATAACCTCGACCGCGAGACGAACAGCTACATATTCGACAACAACATCAGTAACGTGTTCGGTTACAAGGACGCGACCTACACCGGTTTCATGACGTTCTCGCAAAAAACCGACCTCTGGGGCATCCGGGCAGGTTTGCGCGTGACCGACTACAACCAGGATATCAATCAGATCAGCCGCAACCAGGAATTCAGCGTGCATTTCCTCACGTTGGTACCATCGCTGGCAGTAACACGGAAGCTGGGAGAATCGTCGCAATTGAAGCTCAATTACAGCCGTCGCGTACAGCGCCCCGAGGCCGACTGGCTCAACCCGTTCACCGACGTGGCCGATCCGCGTAACGTCAAAACGGGTAATCCCAACCTGCGCCCGGAGTTTACCCACAAGGCTGAAATGGGTTATTCCAATTACGAAGCCAATGGCGGCTGGGGACCATCGCTGTTCATGGATTACTCTAATAACGCCATCACACAGATCCGCACCATCGACGAAGTGGGCGTTTCGCTGACGCGCTATGACAATGTCGGCCGCGAATTTTCGTATGGTTTCGAAACGGATTTTTCACAAAAACTCTTTGGCGACGTCCTGAAAATCAACGGCAGCGGGCGTGTATTCCGCAGCGAGGTAGTTTCGGCTATCGCCCAGATCGACAACCGGACGTGGAGCTATTCGGGTAACCTGAATGCATTCATTTCGCTTCCGGCCGACTTCCGCGCTTCCGCGTACGTGAATTACGAAGGCCCGCGTGCGATCGCACAAGGCACGCGTGACGGCGTTTTCATCGCCAATATGGGTATCCGGAAAGACCTGCTTGAAAAGAAAGCGACGATCTCGTTCAATGTGCAGGACATTTTCCTTTCACGGAACTACAAGAGCCAGCTGAATACCGAAACCTATTCTCAGTCATCTAACTGGCACCAGACCAACCGGCTTGTGAATGTGACATTCCAATACAGATTCGGCAAAATTTCCGCAAGCGGCGACGATGCCTGA
- a CDS encoding translocation/assembly module TamB domain-containing protein: MKKALKVLAIIILTVLILVGVLVWGIQTPFGQNFLTSQANSFLRKKLKTKVNIEKVRFDIPDWVLLEGVYFEDLKGDTLVAGKRLYVDLDMYSLIKGDIGINKVELEGVNANINRVLPDTTFNFQFIVDAFAGTDTTTVDTAASKPLNMRLDQISLKDVRFSYRDAVIGTDASGKIDSAVVKFDKFNPTLSQYHLTNTALHNSEVKLRMYPALKVAAAGPEPAPDPADSLDIKVGDIDIQQFKWQFDDETSGLKNGMTVGKLAGHVNNVYMGSQRVDVKNISLQNMSLFAEFAKKPKAAPAKEDTTASDTPGWYVKVGEIKLADNDIRYDDFNSPAIPKGLDYAHLNIQDLNVDLQDFLFSPENIAGALKSASFKDKSGFRLDALRTNFAYGAKETYLRNLYVKTPNTLIRDELSLRYNNLDQLTNDIGKVKLKLRLTDSRIAFADILLLAPDLAKTPPFDQEPNGVVKGTGQITGSVDDMLISKANFSLLDGTVLSADGRVKGLPDANKLALDLNINEISSTKADLMKMLPDSAVPASIELPETIKLSGKVKGSMENLTLATTINTSFGTGTFSGNLKNITDSLRAQYTGTLAFNEFDLGKLMKQPPSEMGKLTLRTDVEGVGYAPNTMKARLDGNIESADIKGYVYQNLRLKGDIDHGMANISADMNDRNIGLDLTAQADLSKEYPSVKADLEVSNLDLTALNLYADSLQVKGNIKVDMPSTNPENPLGTVKMDSLVLTHHGRPVRISSVNVQLTDSSGGKQAYIESPILKAKMTGQYSYTELGDAILTEVGKHFKSPDITYNEVTKPVNFALDATVTNHPAIQVFVPQIRELNTVRFRAEMDNQKDSSLVARLSIPMVDYDSIRVERVAVDFSTVDANAALNANVGMVNTGGFRMQNASLATQIVNNNVRFDFTVRDSLNTERHSVKGDLAVNGSRYRLNLRDDLLLNYAKWDTDTAGYVQYATDSVFVNNFMISNNGQSLKINSTSDAPNSPLDIAMSNISIGPLIEIATLDSTLAAGTLNGKVLLSDYMKSPVYTGELTINDLAVTQIPVGDLSLKSTNETENLIRVAMSLVSDQNDVNIGGSYNLKSDSPMDFKMDLKKLSAKTIEAFSFGELKRAEGNLTGDIAITGATDSPRLNGAINFDNVAFNATQLGSRYSLAGQKIQFNGQNINFNNFTITDSLNQAMKINGNVSIAKLPDVGYNLNISANNFNVLNSTQKQNELFFGKAAIDANLTVKGQGAKSVVDGSVKVNPGSNVTFVMPSDATEAGDATKGVIEFVDMSDSTQVAKNDSLETAQSVVVDFASQISLDIDVDDKSEFKVVIDELNGDNIRLKGNAHLNTGIAPNGQLFLLGSYDLTEGSYDLTLQILKRQFEIKEDSRLLWTGDPMKADLNITAAYPVMVDPGSISSKFQGASKIPVEVQVVITGNLTTPNITFNIVIPDDVVDANVKNDITQQTFWNDMVHNPSEMNKQAFALLITNKFITDQSTAGFNIGSSAEAVARQSVSQLLSDQLNNLASDLIKGVDLNIGLNSTADQTQGARTDLNVGLSKAFLNDRLKISVGKNFELESRNNTGNSTEVFDNIALDYLISRDGRYMFRGYRKNQYQSILEGFIIETGVSFIITADYDLFREIFQKQRNEK, translated from the coding sequence ATGAAGAAAGCACTAAAAGTATTGGCCATAATAATCCTGACAGTATTGATTCTGGTTGGCGTGTTGGTCTGGGGCATCCAGACACCGTTCGGTCAGAATTTTTTAACGTCCCAGGCTAACTCCTTTTTGCGTAAAAAGCTGAAAACCAAAGTCAATATCGAGAAAGTGCGTTTCGATATTCCGGATTGGGTGTTGCTGGAAGGCGTGTATTTCGAGGATTTGAAGGGCGACACGCTCGTAGCCGGCAAGCGGCTGTATGTTGACCTGGATATGTACAGCCTCATCAAGGGCGATATCGGGATCAACAAAGTGGAACTGGAAGGCGTGAATGCGAATATCAATCGCGTTTTACCCGATACCACCTTCAATTTCCAGTTTATCGTCGATGCATTCGCTGGTACCGATACCACCACAGTGGACACCGCCGCCTCGAAACCGCTGAATATGCGGCTGGACCAAATCTCGCTCAAAGACGTCCGCTTCTCCTACCGCGACGCGGTCATCGGCACCGACGCATCCGGCAAAATCGACTCAGCCGTCGTGAAATTCGACAAATTCAACCCGACCCTCTCGCAATATCATCTCACCAACACCGCATTGCATAACAGCGAGGTAAAATTGCGGATGTACCCGGCATTGAAAGTCGCCGCCGCAGGCCCCGAGCCCGCGCCAGACCCGGCCGACTCGCTGGATATCAAGGTTGGCGACATTGACATTCAACAATTTAAATGGCAGTTCGACGATGAAACGTCGGGCTTGAAAAACGGCATGACGGTAGGAAAGCTTGCCGGGCATGTCAACAATGTGTACATGGGCAGCCAGCGCGTGGATGTGAAGAACATTTCGCTGCAAAACATGTCGCTCTTTGCCGAATTTGCCAAAAAACCGAAAGCTGCCCCGGCGAAAGAAGACACCACCGCTTCGGACACGCCCGGCTGGTATGTGAAAGTCGGGGAAATCAAGCTGGCGGACAACGACATCCGTTACGACGATTTCAATTCTCCTGCCATTCCCAAAGGCCTGGACTATGCTCACTTGAATATCCAGGACCTCAATGTCGATTTGCAGGACTTCCTGTTTTCGCCTGAAAACATCGCCGGAGCGCTCAAATCGGCCTCATTTAAAGACAAAAGCGGTTTCAGGCTCGATGCACTGCGGACCAACTTCGCTTATGGCGCCAAAGAGACGTATCTCCGGAACCTTTATGTAAAAACACCCAACACGCTTATTCGCGACGAGCTGAGCCTGCGCTACAACAACCTCGACCAGCTGACGAACGACATCGGCAAAGTGAAGCTCAAACTCCGCCTTACCGACAGCCGCATCGCATTCGCCGATATTCTCCTGCTCGCTCCCGACCTTGCCAAAACGCCTCCATTTGACCAGGAGCCGAATGGCGTCGTGAAAGGAACGGGGCAAATCACCGGCTCGGTGGACGATATGCTGATCTCCAAAGCGAACTTCTCTTTGCTCGACGGCACCGTGCTAAGCGCCGACGGCCGCGTGAAAGGCTTGCCCGACGCCAACAAGCTCGCCCTGGACCTGAATATCAACGAAATATCATCCACGAAGGCCGACCTGATGAAAATGCTGCCCGACAGCGCCGTGCCGGCTTCGATAGAGTTGCCGGAGACGATCAAGCTCTCAGGAAAGGTGAAGGGTTCCATGGAAAACCTCACCCTCGCGACGACCATCAACACATCGTTCGGTACGGGAACATTTTCGGGGAATCTCAAAAACATTACCGACAGCCTGAGGGCGCAATACACAGGCACATTGGCATTCAACGAATTCGACCTCGGCAAGCTGATGAAACAGCCGCCTTCCGAAATGGGCAAGCTCACGCTCCGCACGGACGTGGAGGGCGTAGGCTACGCGCCCAACACCATGAAAGCGCGCCTCGACGGTAATATCGAAAGCGCGGATATTAAAGGTTATGTTTATCAAAACCTGAGATTGAAAGGCGACATCGATCATGGAATGGCTAATATTTCGGCCGACATGAACGACCGCAATATCGGCCTCGACCTTACCGCACAGGCCGATTTGTCGAAAGAATATCCGTCCGTCAAAGCGGATCTGGAAGTGTCGAACCTGGATCTTACGGCATTAAATCTGTACGCTGATTCTTTGCAGGTGAAGGGTAATATCAAAGTCGATATGCCCTCGACAAACCCTGAAAATCCGCTCGGAACGGTGAAAATGGACAGTCTCGTGCTCACGCACCATGGCCGGCCGGTGCGTATTTCGAGTGTGAACGTTCAGCTTACCGATTCCAGCGGCGGCAAACAGGCCTACATTGAATCGCCCATTCTGAAAGCCAAAATGACGGGCCAGTATTCGTACACCGAGCTCGGCGACGCGATCCTGACCGAAGTCGGGAAGCATTTCAAATCACCCGACATTACCTATAACGAAGTGACCAAGCCCGTCAACTTCGCGCTGGATGCCACTGTGACCAACCACCCGGCGATCCAGGTCTTCGTTCCGCAGATCCGCGAACTGAATACGGTGCGTTTCCGGGCCGAGATGGACAACCAGAAAGACTCGTCGCTGGTAGCCCGGCTGAGCATTCCAATGGTCGATTACGACAGCATTCGTGTGGAGCGTGTGGCGGTGGATTTCAGCACGGTGGATGCCAATGCGGCTTTGAATGCAAATGTAGGCATGGTGAACACCGGCGGTTTCCGGATGCAGAACGCCTCGCTGGCGACCCAGATCGTGAATAACAATGTCCGCTTCGATTTCACGGTGCGCGACTCTCTGAATACCGAACGCCATTCGGTAAAAGGCGACCTGGCCGTGAATGGCAGCCGGTACCGCCTCAACCTCCGCGACGACCTGCTGCTGAACTACGCCAAATGGGATACCGACACGGCTGGCTATGTTCAGTACGCGACCGACAGTGTTTTTGTAAATAACTTCATGATCAGCAACAATGGTCAGTCGCTGAAAATCAACTCTACTTCGGACGCTCCGAACAGCCCGCTTGACATCGCAATGTCCAACATCTCCATCGGCCCGCTGATCGAGATCGCCACGCTGGATTCGACCCTAGCGGCGGGTACTTTGAATGGAAAAGTGCTGCTGAGCGATTATATGAAGTCGCCGGTGTATACGGGCGAGCTTACGATTAACGATCTCGCAGTAACTCAGATACCTGTCGGCGACCTTTCGCTCAAATCGACGAATGAAACCGAGAACCTGATCCGCGTGGCAATGTCGCTCGTGAGCGACCAGAACGACGTCAATATCGGGGGTAGCTATAACCTGAAATCCGATTCGCCGATGGATTTCAAAATGGACCTGAAAAAACTGAGCGCCAAAACGATCGAAGCATTCAGTTTCGGGGAGCTGAAACGGGCGGAGGGCAATCTGACGGGCGATATCGCCATCACGGGCGCCACCGACAGCCCGCGGCTCAATGGCGCAATCAATTTCGATAACGTAGCATTTAATGCAACGCAGCTTGGATCGCGGTACTCGCTGGCCGGCCAGAAGATCCAGTTCAACGGCCAGAATATCAATTTCAACAACTTCACGATCACCGACTCGCTGAACCAGGCGATGAAGATCAATGGTAATGTGAGCATTGCCAAGCTGCCGGATGTGGGGTATAACCTTAATATTTCGGCCAACAACTTCAATGTCCTCAACTCGACGCAAAAACAGAATGAGCTGTTTTTCGGAAAGGCGGCCATTGATGCGAACCTTACCGTAAAAGGCCAGGGCGCAAAATCGGTCGTGGATGGCAGCGTGAAGGTCAACCCGGGCAGTAATGTCACATTCGTAATGCCAAGCGATGCCACCGAAGCGGGCGATGCTACCAAAGGCGTGATCGAATTCGTGGACATGAGCGATTCCACACAGGTTGCCAAAAACGACTCGCTGGAAACCGCTCAGAGCGTAGTCGTCGATTTTGCTTCACAAATCTCACTGGATATCGACGTCGACGACAAATCGGAGTTCAAAGTGGTAATCGACGAGCTGAATGGCGACAATATCCGCCTGAAAGGCAATGCGCACCTCAACACCGGTATAGCGCCGAATGGCCAGCTATTCCTGCTTGGCTCATACGACCTCACCGAGGGATCTTATGATCTGACGCTGCAAATCCTGAAAAGACAGTTTGAAATAAAAGAAGACAGCAGGCTCCTTTGGACCGGAGATCCGATGAAAGCCGACCTGAACATTACCGCCGCATATCCGGTGATGGTCGATCCGGGGTCCATTTCCTCGAAATTCCAGGGGGCGAGCAAAATACCGGTCGAAGTGCAGGTTGTGATCACCGGGAACCTCACCACCCCGAACATCACATTCAATATCGTGATACCGGACGATGTGGTGGACGCGAATGTTAAAAACGACATTACCCAACAGACGTTCTGGAACGATATGGTGCATAACCCGTCGGAAATGAACAAGCAGGCATTTGCATTGCTGATCACGAACAAATTTATTACCGATCAATCGACGGCCGGTTTCAACATCGGATCGAGCGCCGAAGCAGTGGCACGGCAAAGCGTGAGTCAGCTGCTCAGCGACCAGCTCAATAACCTCGCCTCCGACCTCATCAAGGGCGTAGACCTCAATATTGGCCTGAACTCAACGGCAGATCAAACCCAGGGAGCACGCACCGACCTCAATGTAGGGCTGAGCAAAGCATTCTTGAACGACCGGTTGAAAATTTCCGTAGGCAAGAACTTCGAGCTCGAAAGCCGCAACAATACCGGCAATTCCACAGAAGTGTTCGACAACATCGCACTCGATTACCTGATCAGCCGCGACGGCCGCTATATGTTCCGCGGTTATCGCAAAAATCAATACCAATCCATCCTCGAAGGGTTCATCATCGAAACCGGGGTTAGTTTTATCATTACGGCGGACTATGATCTTTTCCGCGAAATTTTCCAAAAGCAGCGCAATGAGAAGTAA